In Oreochromis niloticus isolate F11D_XX linkage group LG22, O_niloticus_UMD_NMBU, whole genome shotgun sequence, the sequence CTGGAAGTCGCTCCACGTCTGCACTCCACTTATTTCCTCTTTGGTCACATTTGAACCATGGCTTACTCTCAGCTGGGATACTCCTACTCCACCACGCCACAGGTACGGGTAGTATATTGTTTTGTCTTTGATGTTATTGATGAGGACCTGCGCTAAATTAGGAGGATAAATCGATTTTAACTTGTCAAAAAAAGTCCACCAACACGTTCACACATGACTGGAGTAAATGTGACAAAATCGGCGTGTcggtgctttgttttattccagcttttgttttgcttttgagaAAAAAACTGAGATTAAACATTTGCTCCTTTGTGAAAGTAAGGAGACATTTAAGCGCCAGTGTACGTAACATAGTTTCTATACACACCAGATTCCCTTTCCTTTATGGATATTAATGAGTTCGTTTCATACATTTTTCCTTAGTTTCTGATGACTTCAGGCTCCCTGGCCGGTTGCTTGGAGCCGGGAACCCCCCCGTCCCACCCGGTGCTGCGCTCACCGGGCCACCAGCTCACCCCAGGAGCAGGCATCGGAGTCTACAGCGGCCCTTATCCAAAGAGCCAGAGCTATTACAACACCTGCGCTACGGACGCCACTCTCTATTCCAGAGTGAGTGTCGCACTTCACTTCTAACTCTTTATTTCTCGGCATTCCTTTCAAAGTGTTCACTTccggatttttttttcttattagtCTTGCCCTTAAGGTAAAAAGGTGTAAAGATGGTCTCCTGTGCAGGAACATTCctgaaaacacataaataaataaaagtgtgtTTAACCTTGATTAGGCATTCATTTCTTCAATATTTTCAGGGGCCACTAGATCACAAAGAAGGAGCTGCATCTGTGCATGTGGGGACATCTCAGACTCCTGCCTATTATCCTTATGAATACACATTTGGACAATATCCTTATGACAGATATGGGTAAGTAAACAAGAATGCTTTCACTGCTCTtaaattaaaacatatttttaacatGATAACTGTAAAATATCAGTGTCAGCGTTATCATTTACTTCAGAATGATGGGGAAAAACCTGTCTGTAGCATGTTTATGGAGTCAGTGTTAGactataataatatttattatatttatagtattttattgtaatttacTCAAATTTAATTGGAATTTATAATACCATGTTTTACAAATATCACATTTTCTTTCCCTCTGTTCTTCACTTACTTTTGGTATGAGCTAACtgtttatttgattatcatCATCTGGCTCAGTTATTCCTGCTCAGACGGCGCTTCGCGTCGTAAAAATGCCACCCGAGAGACCACCAGCACCCTGAAGGCTTGGCTGCAGGAGCACCAGAAGAACCCCTACCCCACTAAGGGGGAGAAAATAATGCTTGCCATCATCACCAGAATGACGCTTACGCAAGTGGGTTCTTGTAAAATATTTGATGTTTATCGGGAAACTTTGGTTGTGTCGCATGATGTGTCTGATTCTCACCTTTTCCTCATTCCATACAAATAGTACATTTTCCCATATTTTGACCTTCCTTCTGCTCCTTTTATTACTTTAAGTTCGCTTCTGATTTCTCCTTCCTTCCCTCAGGTGTCTACGTGGTTTGCAAATGCACGGAGGAGATTGAAAAAGGAGAACAAGGTGACGTGGTCACCGCGGGCTTGTAAAAGCTCAGATGACCGAGGCTGTGAAGACGACAGTGATGAAGTTGAGAAGCCACTTAAAAGTGACAAGGAGCTTCCTGGTACGCAAGTCCTAAATCAGTCTGCCAgcaaagtttgctttgtttcatgGTTTCCCGAGCTTTGACTGTTATGCACAGACTCTTTACAGTCGGTgtcatttgtttttctcagaGCAACAGTGCGCAGACCTACAGAGTGATCTTGAGGACTTCgacctgctggagtccgatgctTCTGACTGTGATCCAAAGCCACAGTTTCTACCTGAGGACAATGAAGCGAACCCAAACACAGAGCTGCCCCACGTGCATCTCGCACACAACCCAGATACACTGCACAGAAAAGAGAGACTGTCCCCTGACTGCCCCAAACTCACACCGGTCCAACACCAAAGCAGCTCCTTCTATCTTAATGCAGACCTTCGAAGCACAGACGCCAAACCCAAAATCTGGTCCATCGCTCACACTGCTGTGTCTTTGGATGCCAGCTTGCAGTCCGAGTACCCGCCGTGTATGCTGTCATCAACCGGTACTTCCTCGTCACCCGGGTATCCGACCAACATGGCACTCACCAAGACAGAAAGGCAACAGGAATCTCCGGTCGCCACACTCAGAGAATGGGTGGATGGCGTTTTCCACGGCCCTCCTTTCCAACAGCCCAAGCCGGCTGAGGTATGGAAAGGCCTAAATGAAGCTACGATAGAGAGCAGAACACCCGGACAGTCCTTTGAAATTGGGCGGTCTGCTTCAGCTTTGTAGTCCATCGACAAGCCATCGTTGGGAGAGACTGACTTAAACTCGACTTAAAGTGAAAGTCGATATTTTGACTGTGTGACTTGATCAGCTGACCGTTCACTAAAAGCCACGCCCGTTTGCCTGTTGAGGTTTCCGTTTTGTTTTAAGGCAGGACCGCCAGTTCTAGTTCAACAATTGTTTTTGCGGGCTTGAAGACAGTGGGTAAAGATTTCATGCTTAGAGTAAAATGTCAGCATCTTTACCAGCTCACAATCCAGACTGAGCCATGCTAACAAACTTAAGTGAAAGCAGTGTCATCCCCCGTTGCACTGTTTTTCCTCGTATAGGAAATGGTTTAAAAAAGACACCACACTCTTTATATGCAGAGAATTCCTTTTACTAAAGACCCATGCACACTGCTTCAGGAAACCCGGCAGCCCGGCAGACGCGCTCTGCATAGTCACAGTTGCTAAGCTATGATtggaaaattgttttttttattgaaggACTTTAGTGAACGGTCAGTTATCGGTGTATGATCCTAATGTGGCAATTTGATATCCCCAATGCTCTCTTACAAGTTACAGACTGTTGCAAACTCCATCAATGATCAACTGTCACTGCACACTTCCCTGCTCCAAGGCTGTATGATGCACACACATGAAAAAATACAGTGTTGTACACTTGCACTATAG encodes:
- the irx4b gene encoding iroquois-class homeodomain protein IRX-4b isoform X1; protein product: MAYSQLGYSYSTTPQFLMTSGSLAGCLEPGTPPSHPVLRSPGHQLTPGAGIGVYSGPYPKSQSYYNTCATDATLYSRGPLDHKEGAASVHVGTSQTPAYYPYEYTFGQYPYDRYGYSCSDGASRRKNATRETTSTLKAWLQEHQKNPYPTKGEKIMLAIITRMTLTQVSTWFANARRRLKKENKVTWSPRACKSSDDRGCEDDSDEVEKPLKSDKELPEQQCADLQSDLEDFDLLESDASDCDPKPQFLPEDNEANPNTELPHVHLAHNPDTLHRKERLSPDCPKLTPVQHQSSSFYLNADLRSTDAKPKIWSIAHTAVSLDASLQSEYPPCMLSSTGTSSSPGYPTNMALTKTERQQESPVATLREWVDGVFHGPPFQQPKPAEVWKGLNEATIESRTPGQSFEIGRSASAL
- the irx4b gene encoding iroquois-class homeodomain protein IRX-4b isoform X2 — encoded protein: MTSGSLAGCLEPGTPPSHPVLRSPGHQLTPGAGIGVYSGPYPKSQSYYNTCATDATLYSRGPLDHKEGAASVHVGTSQTPAYYPYEYTFGQYPYDRYGYSCSDGASRRKNATRETTSTLKAWLQEHQKNPYPTKGEKIMLAIITRMTLTQVSTWFANARRRLKKENKVTWSPRACKSSDDRGCEDDSDEVEKPLKSDKELPEQQCADLQSDLEDFDLLESDASDCDPKPQFLPEDNEANPNTELPHVHLAHNPDTLHRKERLSPDCPKLTPVQHQSSSFYLNADLRSTDAKPKIWSIAHTAVSLDASLQSEYPPCMLSSTGTSSSPGYPTNMALTKTERQQESPVATLREWVDGVFHGPPFQQPKPAEVWKGLNEATIESRTPGQSFEIGRSASAL